Proteins encoded in a region of the Pseudomonas denitrificans (nom. rej.) genome:
- a CDS encoding acyl-CoA synthetase, with the protein MNAPISSLRDVEALEQVPLQDRDLPPNTYELLRRSAQQYGPSTALSFLLQGSAAEEPVKVSYEQLFARVTQAANAFHRLGVRPGTAVSFLLPNLPQTHYVIWGGEAAGIVNAIKPLLDPEHIAELVRAADSRVLVTLAPFPGTDLWNKVAGLREHLPELNAIVTVDIANLLPEPQRSAIKAARDALPEGVLDFDELLAQCPADHLESGRVIGPDEVASYFHTGGTTGTPKLAPHSHFNEVAMAEIMGLNSDYDGNDVLLCGLPLFHVNGVMVTGLAPFMRGGEVLLAGTQGYRNPTLIQDFWKLVERYKVTSFSGVPTIYAALLQVPSEGRDLSSLRFALCGAAPMPVELIRQFEAKTGLKVIEGYGMTEGTCGTSCNPRGGERRPGSIGLRLPYCELKSVVLDGDGQYLRDAAVDEIGNICLRGPTVFKGYLQASKNKDIWVDGDWFNTGDLGRIDADGYIWLTGRSKDLIIRGGHNIDPQMIEEALHRHPAVAMAAAVGKPCLKAGELPVVYIQLKPGMQASEAELLEHAAQHVPERAAVPKDVWLLDAIPVTAVGKTFKPALRLDAIRRVLEDETRHLSPAPRIEVIADDRFGQKARLFVGDLDLDSRAALADRLGGYAVHVELLEH; encoded by the coding sequence ATGAACGCCCCGATCAGCAGCCTGCGTGACGTCGAAGCCCTGGAACAGGTCCCCCTGCAAGACCGCGACCTGCCGCCCAACACCTATGAACTGCTACGCCGTTCGGCGCAGCAGTACGGCCCGTCCACCGCCCTGAGCTTCCTGCTGCAGGGTTCGGCGGCGGAGGAACCGGTCAAGGTCAGCTACGAGCAGCTGTTCGCCCGCGTCACCCAGGCGGCGAATGCCTTCCACCGCCTTGGCGTGCGGCCGGGCACCGCGGTGTCGTTCCTGCTTCCCAACCTGCCGCAGACCCACTACGTGATCTGGGGCGGCGAAGCGGCGGGGATCGTCAACGCGATCAAACCGTTGCTCGATCCCGAGCACATCGCCGAACTGGTGCGCGCCGCCGATTCGCGCGTGCTGGTGACCCTGGCGCCCTTCCCGGGCACCGATCTCTGGAACAAGGTCGCCGGCCTGCGCGAGCACCTGCCGGAATTGAACGCCATCGTCACCGTCGACATCGCCAACCTGCTGCCCGAGCCACAGCGCTCGGCGATCAAGGCCGCTCGCGACGCGCTGCCCGAAGGCGTGCTGGACTTCGACGAACTGCTCGCCCAGTGCCCGGCGGACCACCTGGAAAGCGGCCGGGTGATCGGCCCGGACGAAGTCGCTTCCTACTTCCACACCGGCGGCACCACCGGCACGCCCAAGCTTGCGCCGCACAGCCATTTCAACGAAGTGGCGATGGCCGAGATCATGGGCCTGAACTCCGACTACGACGGCAACGACGTGCTGCTCTGCGGCCTGCCGCTGTTCCACGTCAACGGCGTGATGGTCACCGGCCTTGCGCCCTTCATGCGCGGCGGCGAGGTACTGCTCGCCGGTACCCAGGGCTATCGCAACCCGACGCTGATCCAGGACTTCTGGAAACTGGTGGAGCGCTACAAGGTCACCAGCTTCAGCGGCGTGCCGACCATCTACGCCGCCCTGCTGCAGGTGCCCAGCGAGGGTCGCGACCTCTCCAGCCTGCGCTTCGCCCTGTGCGGCGCGGCGCCCATGCCGGTAGAGCTGATCCGCCAGTTCGAGGCGAAGACCGGCCTGAAGGTCATCGAAGGCTACGGCATGACCGAAGGCACCTGCGGCACCAGCTGCAACCCGCGCGGCGGCGAGCGTCGCCCCGGCTCCATCGGCCTGCGCCTGCCCTACTGCGAGCTGAAATCGGTGGTCCTCGACGGCGACGGCCAGTACCTGCGCGACGCGGCGGTGGACGAGATCGGCAACATCTGTCTGCGCGGCCCCACCGTCTTCAAGGGCTACCTGCAGGCCAGCAAGAACAAGGACATCTGGGTCGACGGCGACTGGTTCAACACCGGCGACCTGGGCCGCATCGACGCCGACGGCTACATCTGGCTCACCGGCCGCAGCAAGGACCTGATCATCCGGGGCGGGCACAACATCGACCCGCAGATGATCGAGGAAGCCCTGCACCGCCACCCCGCCGTGGCCATGGCCGCCGCCGTGGGCAAGCCGTGCCTGAAGGCCGGCGAGCTGCCGGTGGTGTACATCCAGCTCAAGCCGGGCATGCAGGCGAGCGAAGCGGAACTGCTGGAGCACGCCGCGCAGCACGTGCCCGAGCGCGCCGCGGTGCCCAAGGACGTCTGGCTGCTGGACGCCATCCCGGTCACCGCGGTGGGCAAGACCTTCAAGCCGGCACTGCGCCTGGATGCCATTCGTCGCGTGCTCGAGGACGAGACCCGGCACCTGTCCCCGGCACCGCGAATCGAGGTGATTGCCGATGACCGCTTTGGTCAGAAAGCGCGTCTTTTCGTTGGCGACCTCGACCTAGACTCACGCGCCGCCCTGGCCGACCGTCTGGGCGGTTACGCGGTGCACGTGGAGCTGCTGGAACACTGA